The proteins below come from a single Trifolium pratense mitochondrion, complete genome genomic window:
- the rps3 gene encoding ribosomal protein S3 yields MARKGNPISVRLDLNRSSDSSWFSDYYYGKFVYQDVNLRSYFGSIRPPARLTFGFRLGRCILIHFPKRTFIHFFLPRRPRRLKRREKSRPGKEKGRWWALGKVGPIGCLHSSNKKEEERNEVRGRRAGKRVESIRLDDREKQNEIRIWPKKKQRYGYHDRSPSIKKNLSKLLRVSGAFKHPKYAGAVNDIAFLIENYDSFRKTKFFKLFFPKKSRSDGPTSHLFKRTLPAVRPSLNYSVMQYFFCRKNQMHFDPVVVLNHFVAPGVAEPSTMGGANAQGRSLDKRIRDRIAFFVESSTSDKKCLAEAKKRLTHFIRQANDLRFAGTTKTTISLFPFFGATFFFPRDRVGIFNNLFFEGAREPLLGQLRIKCWNLMGKDKVMELIDKFIDLGRIGEWIKGIEMMIEIILRNRKIPYGYNSYLNEVKKMRSLLSNRTNTNTLIESVKIKSVYQSASPIAQDISFQLRKKTRSFRSIFSRIVKDIPLVMKKGVEGIRICCSGRSEGAEIARTECGKYGKTSRNVFNQKIDYASAEVSTRYGISGVKVWISYSKKKKGRAISETYEI; encoded by the coding sequence ATGGCACGAAAAGGAAATCCGATTTCGGTAAGACTCGATCTGAATCGTAGTTCAGATTCAAGTTGGTTCAGTGATTATTATTATGGAAAATTTGTTTATCAAGATGTCAATCTGAGATCTTATTTTGGTTCGATACGTCCACCTGCGAGACTAACCTTTGGCTTTCGTCTCGGTAGGTGTATTCTTATACATTTTCCCAAAAGAACATTCATTCATTTCTTTCTTCCCCGTCGACCACGACGACTGAAACGACGCGAAAAATCCAGACCCGGAAAGGAGAAGGGCCGGTGGTGGGCATTGGGGAAAGTCGGGCCGATCGGGTGTCTTCATTCCAGCAACAAGAAAGAAGAAGAACGAAACGAAGTGAGAGGCCGGAGGGCTGGGAAAAGAGTCGAGTCGATCAGGCTCGACGACCGGGAGAAGCAAAACGAAATTAGGATTTGGCCGAAAAAGAAGCAACGCTATGGATACCATGACCGATCACCATCGATAAAGAAGAATCTTTCTAAATTACTTCGGGTCAGCGGGGCCTTCAAGCATCCGAAATACGCCGGGGCTGTAAATGACATAGCGTTCCTGATAGAAAATTACGACTCCTTCAGAAAAACGAAGTTTTTTAAGTTATTTTTCCCCAAGAAGTCCCGCTCCGACGGCCCGACGAGTCATCTATTTAAAAGGACCCTCCCTGCAGTGCGCCCCTCCTTGAATTATTCGGTCATGCAATACTTTTTTTGTAGAAAGAACCAAATGCATTTCGACCCCGTCGTAGTTCTCAATCATTTCGTGGCACCGGGCGTGGCTGAACCATCTACGATGGGGGGAGCGAATGCGCAGGGAAGAAGCTTAGATAAGAGAATACGTGATCGCATCGCTTTTTTTGTAGAAAGCTCGACCAGCGATAAAAAGTGTTTGGCCGAAGCCAAAAAGAGGTTGACCCACTTCATTCGCCAAGCGAATGATCTTCGCTTCGCGGGAACAACAAAAACCACCATCTCGCTCTTTCCTTTCTTCGGTGCTACCTTTTTCTTTCCAAGGGATAGAGTTGGGATTTTTAATAACCTTTTTTTTGAGGGTGCCCGGGAACCACTCCTAGGTCAATTAAGGATCAAATGTTGGAACCTCATGGGTAAGGATAAGGTAATGGAATTGATAGATAAATTCATAGACCTAGGTAGGATAGGAGAGTGGATAAAGGGAATAGAGATGATGATAGAGATCATACTGAGAAACAGAAAAATCCCGTACGGGTACAACTCTTATTTGAACGAAGTGAAAAAAATGCGATCTTTGTTGTCTAATAGAACAAACACTAATACCTTAATTGAGTCGGTCAAGATCAAATCTGTTTATCAAAGTGCTTCTCCGATTGCTCAAGACATCTCTTTTCAACTGAGAAAGAAAACAAGGTCATTTCGTTCAATTTTTAGTAGAATAGTGAAGGATATTCCATTAGTAATGAAAAAAGGGGTTGAGGGGATCCGTATATGTTGTTCAGGTCGATCAGAAGGCGCAGAAATTGCTAGAACTGAATGCGGAAAGTATGGAAAAACATCTCGTAATGTATTTAACCAGAAAATCGATTATGCTTCTGCGGAAGTATCTACTCGTTACGGAATCTCAGGTGTCAAAGTGTGGATTTCATATAGTAAAAAAAAAAAGGGACGTGCTATATCCGAAACGTACGAAATTTAG
- the ccmB gene encoding cytochrome c biogenesis B translates to MRRLFLELYKKNIFPSTPITSFSPFLSYIVVTPLILGFEKDFSCHSHLGPIRIPSLFSFPPAPFPRNEKEDGTLELYYLSAFCLPKILLLQLVGHRVIQISCVLCGFPMLQLPYQFGRSGMDRLNILLGSLVFTLLCGIHSRLALGITSSSGWNSSQNPTTSPTSLPPTVSRTSIETEWFHVLSSIGYSSPFVSIFPIAVSMSLQD, encoded by the coding sequence ATGAGACGACTCTTTCTTGAACTATATAAAAAAAATATCTTCCCCTCCACACCAATCACGAGTTTTTCTCCATTCCTCTCGTATATCGTCGTAACGCCCTTAATACTAGGTTTTGAAAAAGACTTTTCATGTCATTCCCATTTAGGTCCGATTCGGATCCCTTCGTTGTTTTCTTTTCCTCCCGCACCTTTTCCTCGAAATGAGAAAGAAGATGGTACACTCGAATTGTATTATTTAAGTGCTTTTTGCTTGCCAAAGATCCTACTTCTACAATTGGTAGGTCACCGGGTTATTCAAATAAGTTGTGTTTTATGTGGTTTTCCCATGTTACAACTTCCGTACCAATTCGGTCGATCCGGAATGGATCGGTTAAACATTCTATTAGGGAGCCTGGTCTTTACTCTTCTGTGTGGTATTCATTCTCGTTTGGCTCTTGGAATCACATCCAGCAGTGGTTGGAACAGCTCGCAAAATCCAACCACTTCACCTACTTCATTGCCCCCAACCGTATCTCGTACCTCTATTGAAACAGAATGGTTTCATGTTCTTTCATCGATTGGTTATTCCTCTCCGTTCGTATCTATTTTTCCAATTGCGGTGTCAATGAGTTTACAAGATTGA
- the rpl16 gene encoding ribosomal protein L16: MEKHLVMYLTRKSIMLLRKYLLVTESQVSKCGFHIVKKKRDVLYPKRTKFSKYRKGRCSRGSKPDGTKLGFGRYGTQSCRAGRLSYRAIEAARRAIIGHFHRAMSGQFRKNGKIWVRVFADIPITGKPTEVRMGRGKGNPTGWIARVSAGQVLFEMDGVSLSNARQAATLAAHKPCSSTKFLQWS; encoded by the coding sequence ATGGAAAAACATCTCGTAATGTATTTAACCAGAAAATCGATTATGCTTCTGCGGAAGTATCTACTCGTTACGGAATCTCAGGTGTCAAAGTGTGGATTTCATATAGTAAAAAAAAAAAGGGACGTGCTATATCCGAAACGTACGAAATTTAGTAAATATCGTAAAGGCAGATGTAGTAGGGGTAGCAAACCAGACGGAACAAAACTTGGTTTTGGAAGATATGGCACTCAAAGTTGTAGAGCTGGTCGTCTTTCATATCGAGCCATTGAAGCAGCGCGTCGGGCTATAATCGGGCACTTCCATCGTGCTATGAGCGGACAATTCCGAAAAAATGGTAAGATATGGGTAAGAGTTTTCGCAGATATCCCTATTACCGGGAAACCTACAGAAGTTAGAATGGGAAGAGGAAAAGGAAATCCTACGGGTTGGATTGCTCGTGTGTCCGCGGGACAAGTCCTATTTGAGATGGATGGTGTGAGTTTGTCAAATGCTCGACAAGCCGCTACATTAGCGGCGCATAAACCATGTTCGTCAACCAAGTTTCTTCAGTGGTCGTAA